The genomic window GGGGACGCCGGAGAGGGACCGCCCCTTCAGGGTGCGCCGCCTCGCCATGGTGAGGACCACCTCGCGTTTCGCGCGGGTGAGGGCCACGTAGAGGAGCCGACGCTCCTCTTCCTCGTCCGAGCCCTCGGTGGGAAACAGGGAGAAGGGGACCAGGCCCGCCTCACAGGCGGGGATGAAGACCACGTCGAACTCCAGGCCCTTGGCGGCGTGCATGGAGAGGAGGGAGACCTCCCCCTTCCTCCCCTCCACCCCCTCCATCCCCCCCGCCAGGCAGTCCGCCACCAGTTCCCGCACCGGAAGGTGCGGGAACCTCCCCACCAGCTCCTCCCACACCCGCAGATCCTCGCCCTCCAGCCCCCACTCCCGCGCCACTCCTCCCCCCACCTCCCCTGCAGCCTGCTCCCACACACCCCCCTCACCCATCACCCGCGCCAGGCGCTCCCGCGCCCCCCTCGACAACCGCACCCCCTCCCCCACCCGCCGGTATGGGATCCCATGGTTCCTGAACGCCTCCTCCAGGACATCCATCACCAGGTGGGTGCGGCACAGCACCCCTATCTCCTCCGGCGCCACCCCACCCTCATCCTCCACCACCTCGCTGTCGAACGAGAAGAACGTCGTCCCCCCCAACCGCTGCTCGATCTGCCTCGCGATGAACTCCGCCTCGCTCTCCGGGCTCGCACACTCCCACGCACTCACCCTCCCCCCCCCTCCCCTCGCCCGCATCCTCCGCCCCACCCCCTCACCCAGCACCCCCTCCGCCACCTCCAACACCTCCGCCGGGCAGCGGAAACTCTCTTCCAGCCGCACCACCCGCGCCCCATACTCCTCCACGAACCGCCCCATCCACCCGGCCGAGGCCCCGCGGAACCCGTAGATCGCCTGCGCAGGATCCCCTATCATACACACCACCCCCTCCCCCGTGGGCGCCATCCGCACGAGGAGCCCGTACTGCGCCGCATTGAGATCCTGCGCCTCATCCACCAGGACCCACCGGCACTGCCCCCTCACCCACTCCCGTACCCCCTCCACCCCCTCGATGAGCCGGGCCGCCTGCAGGAGAAGATCATCCACATCGCAGGCCCCCCGCTCCGCCAGCAACCCCTCGTACACCCGCCACACCTCCCCCACCACTCCCTCCACCTCCTCCGGCCGCCTCCCCTCCCGCTTGAGCCGCTCCACCCTCCCCAGCCCCACCCTCCCCGCACCCACCCGCCTGCACGCCTCCTCCCACACCACCCTCCGCTCATCCCCCTCCAGCACCACAGGCGGCGCCCCGTACCCCGCCTCCCGGTGGAACCGCACGAGACACTCGTAGGCCCATGCGTGGAACGTCCCCACCCACACCCCCTCACCCCCCGCCACCCCGCGAAGCCGCTCCCGTATCTCCTCGGCCGCCTTCCGCGTGAAGGCGAGCACCGTGATCCCCCCCTCCCCCTGCTCCACCAACCGGGCCACACGCCCCACCAGCACCCTCGTCTTCCCCGCCCCCGGCCCCGCCACCACACACAACTGCTCCCTCCCCGCCTCCACCACCTCCCTCTGCGCCCCGGTCAACCCTCCCCCCCTCACCTCCGCACCCCCCGACTCACCCTTCACCCGCGAGAGCATCCCGGGATCGAACCCGAGGAACGGCCGCACCGGCACCTCCGGCACCTCATCCCCGCCGAAGAGCCCTCCTTCAGGCCTCCACCCCTCGGGGAACACCCGCACCACCCCGTACTGCCCATCGAACCCCTCCCTCACCCACACCCGCCGCTCCCGCATCCCCGCCACCCCCTCGGCCACCCAGCCGTCCACCCGGGCGATCTCCTCCACCGGCACCTCGAGCAACACCTGCAGCTCACCCCCCAACCTCCGCACCACCTCCAGATACCGACCCCTCACCGCCTTGGACTGCACCCCCTTCCCCTCGATCTCCGCCACGATCTCATCGAGCGGCACGAGCGAGTAGAACGGCGGAAACCGCTCCGGCTCGATCCTGTCCCGGTCCGCCAGCTGCACCACCCGATTCATCACCCCCACTGTGAGCGGCCTCCCGCACACAGGACACCGTCCCCCCCTCTCCAGCGTTTCCACCGGAGTGAGGCACACCCCGCACTTGCGGTGTCCGTCCAGGTGGTACTTCCCCTCCTCGGGGAAGAACTCCACCGTCCCCAGGAACCCCCTTCGCGTCTCGAGAGCCTCACGGATACCCGTGAACGAGAGCTCGGTGTCAAAGAGATTCGCCTCCCTCCCCAAATTCCCCGCCGAATGGGCATCCGAGTTGGAAACCAGGGTGAACCTGTCGAGGAACGAGCAGAGCCAGTTCATGGGAGGATCGGACGAGAGCCCGGTCTCCACCGCGAAGATCTCCGACACAAGATCGCGATAGCACTCCTCGATCGAATCGAACCCCGACTTGGAACCGAGCACCGAAAACCACGGGGTCCAGATGTGCGCCGGCACAAAGATCACCTCGGGACAGGCCTCGAGGGCCATCTCCAGGAGGTCCCGACTGTCCACCCCGAGGATGGGCCTCCCATCGGAGGCCAGGTTCCCCCTCCGCTCCAGGGCCCGTGCGAACCGCTCCACCGCCTCCAACGAAGGAAAGAGCACCACGTGGTGCACCTTCCGCACCCGCCGTCCGTCCGAGCCCTCGGCACTGTAGATGGTGCTGATCTCACCCGAGAGCACGAAACGCGTAGGAGGACGTTCCAGGGCAAAGGCGAGCTCCCCCGCCTCGGCCGGCGAGGGGAGCACCTCACGCCTCAGCACGAAGAGCCCCTCTTCCGCAGGCTCGAGCACCTCGGCAAGCTCCTTCCGCCATGCCGGGTGGGTGCAGTCCCCCGTCCCCACCACCGCGATCCCCTTCACCCGCGCCCACACATCGAGGAGCTGGGCCGTGAGGAACTTGCTCGTCCCCCGAGAGAAGCGCGAGTGGGTGTGAAGATCGGCGATGAACCTCATTCCTCCTCCTCTATCACATCCTCGAACAGGAGGGAAAACCTCCGCGGCATCATCACCTCCATGGCACTCCTGAGGGCAAACTCGTCGGTCATCCCCGCGATATAGTCGAAGACCACCCAGTCCTCCTCCCCCCGCTCCACATAGACAGCACGCATCTTGCCCACGTAGTCGCCGAACTGTCGTGCGAGCCGATTGTGTTCCCGTGCGTAATGGTCGAGCTCCCATCCGTACCGGGAGAAGAGTTCGCCCAGGTAGTCGTGGAGGGTCCTGAGGATACGCTCGAAGTACTCGTGAAAAGAAGTGAGCCGTGGGCTCCGGTAGATGGAGCGGTAGTTGAACTCCAGGAGGACCATGAATGCCTCGTAGACCGGCTCGGAGAACCCGACCACCCCGTGGTCCATGGAGTAGGCGATGAGATCCCTCACCAGGGTGTTGATGATCTCGCTGTTGGTGCTCCCCAGCACCCTCCGCGCCTCAGCCGGTACCTCATCCCGCCGTATAAGTCTGAGCTGGAGAGCATCCTCCAGATCCCTCCCCACATAGGCGATCCTGTCGGACATCCGCACCACACACCCCTCCCAGGTCGAAGGGTACCCCTCCACATCTTCGAGCGACTCGAGGACGCGCTCTCTCTGCTCAGGCCGGATCTCTCGCTCGAACCGTTCCCCGCAGTGGAGGACGATGCCGTCCCGCACCGCATAGGTGAGGTTGAGCCCCTGCCCGTACCCGGCCAGCAGATCCACCACCCGGAGGCTGTAGAGCTCGTGGTGGAAGGTCCGACCCCGCGGCATGTAGGAGGCGAGGATCTCCTCACCCAGGTGTCCGAAGGGCGCATGACCGAGGTCGTGCCCCACCCCTATAGCCCAAGCGAGGTCGCTGTCGAGCCCCAGTGCCCTGCAGATAGTGGCGGCGATGGTCGCCACGTGCATCACATGCTCGATCCTGGTGCAGATGTGGTCGTTCTCGGGGATGAAGAAGACCTGGGTCTTGTGCTTGAGCCTCCGGAAGGGATAGGAGTGGATGATCGCCGTGGCGTCCCTGAAGTAGGCCCCGCGGGGATCGGTCCCCTCCTCGGGTCGGGGCCGTCTCCTCCGCCGGTAGACCCCATCGTCGAGAGGATTGACGAAGAAGAGGTTGCCCATCGTCCCTACTGTACGGCCAGGCCCGGCGAAAGGCAAGGGGGCCTCTCACCGATCACGGGACTCCCCTTCCAGAGATTGCGCCTCCAAGGTACGGAACTTTTCTTCCATCTGCACTATACTTTGAGGAGGATGGAAGGGGATCACGGATGGGAGCGCACCGATACAACGTAGCTGACATGGAAAGGAACAAAAGCGATGTCTTCCACTTCCCTCCAGAGGACCATATTCAGAACTGTACTCCTCGTCGTCATAGGATGGGTGACCATCTACGGATCCCTCACCGCCTCGATCCTCTTCTCCAGAGGGATCACGCTCGCCCGTCAGCTGGTGGCCCAGCGCAACCTCGCCGCGGCCTACTACCTCAAGGCCTACTTCACCCCCGTGAGGAGCACCGCCGAGTTTCTGAGTTCCCAGGACATGGTGAGGAACCTCCCCCACCTCGATCCGAAGGAGAGAGAGGAAGTCCTCGGGCTCTATCTCGCCCTCGAGGCCGCAAATCCTGACATCCACTACGTCTACTCGGGCTATGAGGACGGCAGCCTCGTTATCAACAACTACGATCCTCCCCCGGGATTCGACCCGAGGGTCCGCCCCTGGTACACAGCCGCCCTCGATTCGGCCCCCGACCTCTCTCCCGGCATCCCCTACCGGGAGATAAAAACCAGAGAATGGCTCGTCTCCATCAGCAAGGTACTGATCGACGACGAAGGGAACAGGGTGGGAGTGGTATCCATCGACGCCTCCATGGAGCGGGCGGCCGAATTCCTGAGAGAGACCATCACCCCCTACACCACGGGCTACAGCTACGTGGTGACCCCCGGAGGGATCATACTCATCCATCACCGGGAGGAACTCCTCGGCAAGCATCTCTCGCAGGTCATCCGGCCGCCGGTGGCCTTCACGGAGGCCTCCTCCCCATTCGAGTACCGCTTCGAGGGGGTGGAGAAGTTCGCCCACTACACCGTGCTCCCCGATCTGGGTTGGGTCGTCATATCCGTACTCGACAAGTCGGAGATCCTCGTCCCGCTCATCCGTCAGATCGCCGCGGGATTCCTCCTCGTGGCCCTCTTGGCCGCCGGTTCCGGGTGGGCCGCCAGCCGGTTCCTCACCGGGCACATCATCACACCACTCACCACCCTCCGGGCAGACCTCGAGCGGGTGATCTCCGGCGATCCGGGAGTACCCCTCGCGGACTATCCGGACAACGAAGTGGGGGAGATCGCGAAGGGAATCGAACAGATCACCCGAACCGAACTCTACAGGAAGAACCAGACGCTCAAGGCCCTCAACACGCGCCTCGAGATCCTCTCCATCACCGATCCCCTCACCTCGCTCTTCAACCGGAGGAAACTCCAGGAGGAACTCACGAGGGAATATCAGCGGGCCCTCAGGTACGGTTCCCCCTTTTCGCTCATCCTCATCGATCTGGATCATTTCAAGGCCATCAACGACACCTTCGGCCACGGCAAAGGGGACGAAGTACTCAAATGGATCGCAGAGGCCCTCCGAACCCAGCTGAGGAGCACCGACATCGTCGGTCGCTGGGGCGGCGAAGAGTTTCTCGTGCTCTGTCCGGAGACCCGTCTCTCCGAAGCGGGACTCATCGCCACAAAGCTGGGGAATGAGATCGCCCGTACCTCTCCCCTCCCCTCGTATCGCGTCACCATCAGCGCCGGCGTGGCCTCCTTCTCCACCGGGAAATCCCTCGAGGACCTGCTGAAAGAGGCCGACAAAAAGCTCTACCGTGCAAAGGAAAGCGGGAGGAACACCATCATCACCTAGTTCCCTTGTTACGCATCTTCCATTTCCCTATAATGGTACCATCACATCCTGCAGGAGCGACTCGATGTACAGGAACCTTCCGCACCTCTTGAAAGTCCAGGCAGAAACCCATCCTGAGAGCATCGCTCAGTACGTGAGGCAGCCCGAAGGCGGGTTCACCCCCATCACCTACCGCCAGCTCCTCGAGGACGTCCTCACCTGCGCTGCAGGATTCGCGGCGCTCGGCATCGGGAAGGGAGATCTCGTGGCCCTCATCTCGGAGAACAGGAGGGAGTGGCTCCTTGTGGACATGGGGCTCCTCTTCCTCGGCGCCGCCGACGTGCCACGGGGATGCGACGTCACCGAGAAGGAACTCGAACACATCCTCCTCACCGCCGAGTGCTCGATCGGGGTGTTCGAAAACCTCGTCCAACTCAAGAAGGCCCTCGCTTCAGAGAGGATCCGCCACCGGTTGAAGACAGCCGTACTCTTCGACATGCCACCCCGGATCGAAGGGGAGAGAGAGGGCCTCACCGTCCTCTCCTTCCACCAACTCATGGAAAGGGGAGCGCAGGCCCTCCCCGGGATGAGGGATCACATACTCGCCGCCGCCGAGGAGCTCCCGGCCAGTACCCTCGCCACCGTGATCTTCACGAGCGGCACCACGGGGCTTCCCAAAGGGGTCATGCTCTCACACGGCAACTTCCTGCACCAGGTGAAGGGGGTGCCCATCCTCCTCAAGGTGGGACCCGGCGACATCTGGCTCTCGGTGCTCCCCGTGTGGCACTCCTTCGAGCGCATGATGCAGTACGTGGCGTTGAGCAGCGCCTCGGCCATAGCCTACTCCAAACCGATCGGAAGGATCATGCTCCAGGACATGGCGACCCTCAAACCCACCTGGATGGCCTCGGTCCCCCGCATCTGGGAGGGGATACGGAAGGGCATCCTCCAGACGATCAAGAAGGAGCCCCCCCTGGTCCAGGCGATCTTTCAGGCATCCCTCGTCGTGGGGAGGGCGTATGCGTTCTTCGCACATATGGTCAAGGGAGAACTTCCCCGCTTCAGATGGCGCCCCCGTATCCTCGACAGGATGGCCGGCCTGATCCCCTTTCTCCTCCTCTGGCCGTTCAAACAGCTCGCCCATCTCCTGGTATTCAGGAAGCTCCACCGGAAACTGGGAGGACGCTTCGTGGCAGGCATCTCGGGGGGAGGGGCCCTTCCGCCCGAGGTCGATGGGTTCTTCGACGCCATAGGCATCACGGTCCTCGAAGGGTACGGCCTCACCGAGGCAGCACCTGTGCTCGCAGTACGCTCCTACTATCACCCCGTCCCCCATACCGTGGGTCCAGTCTTTCCCGACACAGAGATCCAGATACGGGACGAAGAGGGGAACGTCCTCCCGCCGGGAAGGCAGGGCACGGTCTTCGCACGAGGGGGCCAGGTGATGCTCGGCTACCTCAAGGCACCGGAGGAGACCCGGAAGGTGCTCGACGAAGAGGGCTGGCTCAACACCGGGGATCTCGGGATGCTCACCTGGGACAACGAGCTCGCCATCACCGGACGGGCCAAGGACACCATCGTCCTGAGGGGAGGGGAGAACGTGGAACCGGCACCCCTCGAACAGGCCCTCAAGGAACACCCCCTGGTGGCCCACGCCATGGTCGTAGGACAGGACGAGAAGTACCTGGGGGCTCTCATATTCGTGGATCAGGAGGGCCTCAAGGAGTGGTGCACGGACCATGGACTGGAGATCACGGAGGACATCCACCGACACCCCAGGCTGATGGAGGAATTCTCCGACTTCATCTCGCACAGGATCCACCCACGTCACGGCTTCAAGCCCTTCGAGAGGATCTACCGGTTCACACTCCTTCCCAACACACTTACCGTGGGGGAAGAGCTCTCCGCAAAGCAGGAGATCAAGCGCCACGTGGTCTACAGGAAGTACGCAGACGAGATCAGGGCCCTGTATCGATGAGTACTCCTTGGCATGACCTCCCCACTCTGGTAGCCTGACTCCATGCCGTCGCACATCACCCACGCCCTCGTCGCATGGAAAGCCTGGGCCCTCGCCACGGGCCGATCGGTCCCCCGAGAAGGGCCGCTCCCCTCTGAGCTGCGTGCCCTCACCTTCGGGGCCCAGGGGCCGGACATCTTCTTTCACAACAGGCGGCGGAAACCTTCCGGTCTGTCCCTCGGCGCCCTCGCTCACCGGCGCGCCTACGGTCCCCTCACCTCCGCCATGCAGGAAACCCTCGCCGAGGACGACGCCCTCGGCCTCGCCTACCTCGCAGGGTGGATCACCCATGCGATAACCGACCGCATCCTCCATCCCTACGTGATCTACCGGAGCGGCTGGTTCAGCCCCGAGCTGCCTCATACCAAACGATACATCCGATGCCACACCCTCCTGGAGCGACTCATCGACCTCCACCTGCTCGCCGGGGAGACCGCGCTCGAGATAGAGGAGCTGGACTTCAGACACTACGTGGATCTGGGGGAAGAGGCCCCCGCCTGGTTCGTACGGATGCTGAAGACGGGCTTCCGCTCCACCTACCAGGAGGCGCGCAAGGACAAGAAACTCGTCCTCAGGATCAGGAACGCCTATGCGGATGCGCGGGACTTCTATGCCGCCATACATCCTGTGACCCACACCCTCGTCCTCCGGCGCATGGAGGAAAGGCCCTCACGGGAGGCGAGGCTCAAAGGCCTCACCCTCCTCCACCCGCTCCTCCCCCCGTCCTTCGACATCGCCAACACCCGACGGAGTCTCTGGTACGAACCGACTCCACCCCCCACCCCCAGGCGGGAAGGCATCGCCGAACTCTTCCAGAAGGCCGTGGACCTCTCCGCCGACACCATCGCCCCCCTCTACTCCCCCCGCGTATC from Spirochaeta thermophila DSM 6192 includes these protein-coding regions:
- a CDS encoding UvrD-helicase domain-containing protein, with the protein product MRFIADLHTHSRFSRGTSKFLTAQLLDVWARVKGIAVVGTGDCTHPAWRKELAEVLEPAEEGLFVLRREVLPSPAEAGELAFALERPPTRFVLSGEISTIYSAEGSDGRRVRKVHHVVLFPSLEAVERFARALERRGNLASDGRPILGVDSRDLLEMALEACPEVIFVPAHIWTPWFSVLGSKSGFDSIEECYRDLVSEIFAVETGLSSDPPMNWLCSFLDRFTLVSNSDAHSAGNLGREANLFDTELSFTGIREALETRRGFLGTVEFFPEEGKYHLDGHRKCGVCLTPVETLERGGRCPVCGRPLTVGVMNRVVQLADRDRIEPERFPPFYSLVPLDEIVAEIEGKGVQSKAVRGRYLEVVRRLGGELQVLLEVPVEEIARVDGWVAEGVAGMRERRVWVREGFDGQYGVVRVFPEGWRPEGGLFGGDEVPEVPVRPFLGFDPGMLSRVKGESGGAEVRGGGLTGAQREVVEAGREQLCVVAGPGAGKTRVLVGRVARLVEQGEGGITVLAFTRKAAEEIRERLRGVAGGEGVWVGTFHAWAYECLVRFHREAGYGAPPVVLEGDERRVVWEEACRRVGAGRVGLGRVERLKREGRRPEEVEGVVGEVWRVYEGLLAERGACDVDDLLLQAARLIEGVEGVREWVRGQCRWVLVDEAQDLNAAQYGLLVRMAPTGEGVVCMIGDPAQAIYGFRGASAGWMGRFVEEYGARVVRLEESFRCPAEVLEVAEGVLGEGVGRRMRARGGGGRVSAWECASPESEAEFIARQIEQRLGGTTFFSFDSEVVEDEGGVAPEEIGVLCRTHLVMDVLEEAFRNHGIPYRRVGEGVRLSRGARERLARVMGEGGVWEQAAGEVGGGVAREWGLEGEDLRVWEELVGRFPHLPVRELVADCLAGGMEGVEGRKGEVSLLSMHAAKGLEFDVVFIPACEAGLVPFSLFPTEGSDEEEERRLLYVALTRAKREVVLTMARRRTLKGRSLSGVPSPFLAHLPWRPAPLPDRGPRQYTLF
- a CDS encoding deoxyguanosinetriphosphate triphosphohydrolase family protein — protein: MGNLFFVNPLDDGVYRRRRRPRPEEGTDPRGAYFRDATAIIHSYPFRRLKHKTQVFFIPENDHICTRIEHVMHVATIAATICRALGLDSDLAWAIGVGHDLGHAPFGHLGEEILASYMPRGRTFHHELYSLRVVDLLAGYGQGLNLTYAVRDGIVLHCGERFEREIRPEQRERVLESLEDVEGYPSTWEGCVVRMSDRIAYVGRDLEDALQLRLIRRDEVPAEARRVLGSTNSEIINTLVRDLIAYSMDHGVVGFSEPVYEAFMVLLEFNYRSIYRSPRLTSFHEYFERILRTLHDYLGELFSRYGWELDHYAREHNRLARQFGDYVGKMRAVYVERGEEDWVVFDYIAGMTDEFALRSAMEVMMPRRFSLLFEDVIEEEE
- a CDS encoding sensor domain-containing diguanylate cyclase; this translates as MSSTSLQRTIFRTVLLVVIGWVTIYGSLTASILFSRGITLARQLVAQRNLAAAYYLKAYFTPVRSTAEFLSSQDMVRNLPHLDPKEREEVLGLYLALEAANPDIHYVYSGYEDGSLVINNYDPPPGFDPRVRPWYTAALDSAPDLSPGIPYREIKTREWLVSISKVLIDDEGNRVGVVSIDASMERAAEFLRETITPYTTGYSYVVTPGGIILIHHREELLGKHLSQVIRPPVAFTEASSPFEYRFEGVEKFAHYTVLPDLGWVVISVLDKSEILVPLIRQIAAGFLLVALLAAGSGWAASRFLTGHIITPLTTLRADLERVISGDPGVPLADYPDNEVGEIAKGIEQITRTELYRKNQTLKALNTRLEILSITDPLTSLFNRRKLQEELTREYQRALRYGSPFSLILIDLDHFKAINDTFGHGKGDEVLKWIAEALRTQLRSTDIVGRWGGEEFLVLCPETRLSEAGLIATKLGNEIARTSPLPSYRVTISAGVASFSTGKSLEDLLKEADKKLYRAKESGRNTIIT
- a CDS encoding AMP-dependent synthetase/ligase; its protein translation is MYRNLPHLLKVQAETHPESIAQYVRQPEGGFTPITYRQLLEDVLTCAAGFAALGIGKGDLVALISENRREWLLVDMGLLFLGAADVPRGCDVTEKELEHILLTAECSIGVFENLVQLKKALASERIRHRLKTAVLFDMPPRIEGEREGLTVLSFHQLMERGAQALPGMRDHILAAAEELPASTLATVIFTSGTTGLPKGVMLSHGNFLHQVKGVPILLKVGPGDIWLSVLPVWHSFERMMQYVALSSASAIAYSKPIGRIMLQDMATLKPTWMASVPRIWEGIRKGILQTIKKEPPLVQAIFQASLVVGRAYAFFAHMVKGELPRFRWRPRILDRMAGLIPFLLLWPFKQLAHLLVFRKLHRKLGGRFVAGISGGGALPPEVDGFFDAIGITVLEGYGLTEAAPVLAVRSYYHPVPHTVGPVFPDTEIQIRDEEGNVLPPGRQGTVFARGGQVMLGYLKAPEETRKVLDEEGWLNTGDLGMLTWDNELAITGRAKDTIVLRGGENVEPAPLEQALKEHPLVAHAMVVGQDEKYLGALIFVDQEGLKEWCTDHGLEITEDIHRHPRLMEEFSDFISHRIHPRHGFKPFERIYRFTLLPNTLTVGEELSAKQEIKRHVVYRKYADEIRALYR